AGACTGTAAAGGAATGATGTTTCAGGCATGACTTTTATCTGCTGATATGACAATTGATGCTACAGTAATGATAAGCATGTTGCTGTCTTATCTCTTCAGGCAGCTCCAGACCCCcaccaacctcctcctcctctctctggctgtctCAGATTTCTTCGTGGGCCTCCTCATGTTCTTTCAAATTGTGCTCATGGATGGCTGCTGGTTCTTCGGTGACCTCATGTGTGCCGTGTATCAGTATCTAGGGTACATTGTTACTACTGCCTCAATAGGAAACATGGTGCTCATATCTGTTGACCGCTATGTGGCTATTTGCAAACCCCTACATTATCCCACTAAAGTCACACAAAAAACAGTtcagatgtgtgtttgtctgtgttggaTATGTTCTGCTTTCTGCAACACTCTGATACTGAAGGATAACCTAGAACAACCAGGCAGGTATAATTCCTGCTCTGGAGAGTGTCTTGTTGTCATTAACTACATTGCTGGACTtgcagatctttttttgtcctttaTTGGTCCTGTCACTGTCATCATAGTTCTGTATATGAGAGTATTTGTGGTGGCTGTGACTCAGGCTCGTGCCATGCGGTCTCATATTACAGCTGTGACTCTCCAGTATTCAGGGAGAGTAACTgctaaaaaatctgaaatgaaaGCAGCCAGGACTCTTGGTGTTGTTATTGTCGTGTTTCTAATATGCGTCTGCCCATATTTTGGTGTTGCACTTACAGGTCAGGACACCTTTCTCAATGCTTCATCTGCTGCCTTTGTAATATGTTTGTTCTATTTCAACTCCTGTCTTAACCCTATGATTTATGCCTTTTTTTACCCCTGGTTTCGAAAATCTATTAAGCTCATTGTTACACTTAAGATACTGCAGCCTGGCTCCTGTGACACCAACATACTGTAGAGGGACGCTGCATGTTGGCTGAAATTagacaaaaacatttatttggtCACGGTGTTGAGAAATTGAATAACAGATAAAAGTCTGGGTACAGTGACCTTTGTATAATCACTTTTATATGCAGATCATACGTGTCATTGCATTGTGTATGTACAATATACTGTTTCATTTTCAATGCAAAGTGAAGCTACTGAAAAATCTACTCGT
This DNA window, taken from Sebastes fasciatus isolate fSebFas1 chromosome 14, fSebFas1.pri, whole genome shotgun sequence, encodes the following:
- the LOC141781954 gene encoding trace amine-associated receptor 13c-like → MKTLEEDELCFPQLNSSCRKTMRPHSVSMLTYILLSSISLLTVTLNLLVIISISHFKQLQTPTNLLLLSLAVSDFFVGLLMFFQIVLMDGCWFFGDLMCAVYQYLGYIVTTASIGNMVLISVDRYVAICKPLHYPTKVTQKTVQMCVCLCWICSAFCNTLILKDNLEQPGRYNSCSGECLVVINYIAGLADLFLSFIGPVTVIIVLYMRVFVVAVTQARAMRSHITAVTLQYSGRVTAKKSEMKAARTLGVVIVVFLICVCPYFGVALTG